One stretch of Gambusia affinis linkage group LG05, SWU_Gaff_1.0, whole genome shotgun sequence DNA includes these proteins:
- the LOC122831856 gene encoding uncharacterized protein LOC122831856 isoform X2: METLMWDMKHFMITNAKAIEERFKKSAYMGPLFVRTLSGGGVICWSVQRSTVCQNAVWRRSDPLGSTAVLTANPSRSLRPSGTTEEADFCFQTMENTGDNEVYSTGTVNNDKYSPESEAEAEEEPSPLTRSRLYLLGLGIFGALVAGTVIYMSVKMAVQRENINDLTTERKILIKERKMMQNQELGQDNDKGCYMCLDDWILYKDKWYLFYDKPAPWMTWEQSRRFCQDRGADLVVIDDLQEQEFVSKHIKYYHSKHNGYWIGLQQVNNTWTWVDGRVDTLGFWVKNSISTPGLYVIVIPERNPKECWSKEENVFENKFICERDVRKF; the protein is encoded by the exons ATGGAGACCTTGATGTGGGACATGAAGCACTTCATGATCACCAATGCTAAGGCTATAG AAGAACGGTTTAAAAAGAGCGCATACATGGGTCCACTGTTTGTCAGAACGCTGTCTGGAGGCGGAGTGATCTGTTGGTCAGTACAGCGGTCCACTGTTTGTCAGAACGCTGTCTGGAGGCGGAGTGATCCGTTGGGCAGTACAGCGGTCCTGACGGCGAATCCATCCCGGAGTCTTCGGCCATCAGGGACCACGGAAGAagctgatttctgttttcaaac GATGGAGAACACCGGGGACAATGAAGTGTATTCTACAGGCACTGTCAACAATGACAAATATTCTCCTGAAA gtgaagcagaagcagaagagGAACCATCACCACTCACTCGGTCTCGACTGTATTTGTTGGGTTTGGGGATCTTTGGTGCCTTGGTAGCTGGAACAGTCATCTACA tgAGTGTAAAGATGGCCGTCCAAAGGGAAAACATCAATGACCttacaacagaaagaaagataCTGATTAAGGAAAGAAAGATGATGCAGAACCAAGAGCTGGGCCAAGACAATGACAAAG GGTGTTACATGTGTCTGGATGACTGGATTCTCTACAAGGACAAATGGTACCTGTTTTACGACAAACCAGCTCCTTGGATGACCTGGGAACAAAGTCGAAGGTTCTGTCAGGATAGAGGAGCAGATTTGGTTGTAATTGATGATCTGCAGGAGCAG GAATTTGTCAGTAAACACATCAAGTACTACCATAGTAAACACAATGGATACTGGATAGGACTACAACAGGTTAACAACACCTGGACCTGG GTTGATGGACGTGTAGACACTCTTGG gttcTGGGTGAAGAATTCGATCTCTACTCCTGGACTGTATGTAATCGTGATTCCAGAACGAAATCCCAAAGAATGCTGGTCAAAGGAAGAGAATGTGTTTGAGAACAAATTCATTTGTGAGCGTGATGTTCGCAAATTTTAA
- the LOC122831856 gene encoding C-type lectin domain family 4 member A-like isoform X1, with product METLMWDMKHFMITNAKAIEERFKKSAYMGPLFVRTLSGGGVICWSVQRSTVCQNAVWRRSDPLGSTAVLTANPSRSLRPSGTTEEADFCFQTMENTGDNEVYSTGTVNNDKYSPESEAEAEEEPSPLTRSRLYLLGLGIFGALVAGTVIYMSVKMAVQRENINDLTTERKILIKERKMMQNQELGQDNDKGCYMCLDDWILYKDKWYLFYDKPAPWMTWEQSRRFCQDRGADLVVIDDLQEQEFVSKHIKYYHSKHNGYWIGLQQVNNTWTWVDGPVDTLGFWAKDLPYTPGSKVCVLPERNPTNSWKQGMIGFLNKFICERDTHKIPPY from the exons ATGGAGACCTTGATGTGGGACATGAAGCACTTCATGATCACCAATGCTAAGGCTATAG AAGAACGGTTTAAAAAGAGCGCATACATGGGTCCACTGTTTGTCAGAACGCTGTCTGGAGGCGGAGTGATCTGTTGGTCAGTACAGCGGTCCACTGTTTGTCAGAACGCTGTCTGGAGGCGGAGTGATCCGTTGGGCAGTACAGCGGTCCTGACGGCGAATCCATCCCGGAGTCTTCGGCCATCAGGGACCACGGAAGAagctgatttctgttttcaaac GATGGAGAACACCGGGGACAATGAAGTGTATTCTACAGGCACTGTCAACAATGACAAATATTCTCCTGAAA gtgaagcagaagcagaagagGAACCATCACCACTCACTCGGTCTCGACTGTATTTGTTGGGTTTGGGGATCTTTGGTGCCTTGGTAGCTGGAACAGTCATCTACA tgAGTGTAAAGATGGCCGTCCAAAGGGAAAACATCAATGACCttacaacagaaagaaagataCTGATTAAGGAAAGAAAGATGATGCAGAACCAAGAGCTGGGCCAAGACAATGACAAAG GGTGTTACATGTGTCTGGATGACTGGATTCTCTACAAGGACAAATGGTACCTGTTTTACGACAAACCAGCTCCTTGGATGACCTGGGAACAAAGTCGAAGGTTCTGTCAGGATAGAGGAGCAGATTTGGTTGTAATTGATGATCTGCAGGAGCAG GAATTTGTCAGTAAACACATCAAGTACTACCATAGTAAACACAATGGATACTGGATAGGACTACAACAGGTTAACAACACCTGGACCTGGGTTGATGGACCTGTAGACACTCTTGG gtTCTGGGCGAAGGACTTGCCCTACACTCCAGGATCAAAAGTATGCGTGCTCCCAGAAAGAAATCCCACCAACAGTTGGAAACAAGGAATGATTGGGTTCCTCAACAAATTCATCTGTGAGAGAGACACTCACAAAATTCCACCTTACTAA
- the LOC122831850 gene encoding golgin subfamily A member 6-like protein 7 isoform X1 produces MSFVCVVWRTEESNTRLDNCLTCYWMENYRDEDSSTVNVNNAKHPLKSRRVLSATVQHPFLLLVCLGMLTVVLAAKVAYMAIMMSKQHENINTLTTEKRQLVDEQMAMNNQIKILAEEKQSIWMREQIDKENEELIKDLKQLEKELEEMEREKERLKKDIDVMRKDKEELRRERDELNREKEERRRDREELNREKEELRRDREELNREKEELNQKIMKYNKDREQLTLEKEEVRQKTEKLNKEKQELIKEKQKFNEEMEKLEKDKEELRKEQLELKKQQEELRKEIEALEREREELYTSKEMRNMIEELRKKENELRKLKDELNKEIDELINQQDQLRREKQELSEETNELNKATDELRTQTAELDKQVELMNKEEEELREAREKLKTMAEKLRRMEAELRKEEEELNKREAELRKEKEELREREKELRKTKDELTKEKEELNKKKEELAKESEERDKEKAALIKVERELERKREEMKEKRAKLDRDKIERDKEKENLVLAKHEALNRCREIDILKHLYTFILKHNSFPVEDFCPLYMRPKCRDCQMGWLYFREHCYLFYEMSLFGFNWYDSRRYCQDNAADLVIINDLEEQEFIDLLASYYQPWHGYWIGLQLKGGRWRWVNGQPLTTNFFTKEHTYILGGAMHLPGKKLEESWVAAAEEMHNRFICETEKVNWLS; encoded by the exons ATgagctttgtgtgtgtggtttggcGAACTGAAGAGTCCAACACCCGGTTGGACAACTGTTTAACCTGCTACTG gaTGGAGAACTACAGGGATGAAGACTCTTCTACAGTCAATGTCAACAATGCCAAACATCCTCTTAAAT ctcgAAGAGTTTTATCAGCAACAGTCCAGCACCCTTTTCTGTTGTTGGTGTGTTTGGGGATGTTAACTGTCGTGCTGGCTGCAAAAGTCGCTTACA tggcTATAATGATGTCCAAGCAGCATGAAAATATCAACACCCTTACAACAGAAAAACGTCAACTGGTTGATGAACAAATGGCCATGAATAACCAGATCAAGATCCTGGCAGAAGAGAAACAGTCGATCTGGATGAGAGAACAAATTGACAAAGAAAACGAGGAACTGATCAAAGATTTAAAGCAGCTGGAAAAAGAGTTAGAGGAAATGGaacgagagaaagagagactgaAAAAAGACATAGATGTgatgagaaaagacaaagaggagCTGAGACGAGAGAGAGATGAACTGAACCGAGAGAAAGAGGAGCGGAGGCGAGATAGAGAGGAGCTGAACCgagagaaagaggagctgaggcgagacagagaggagctgaaccgagagaaagaggagctgaATCAAAAGATAATGAAGTATAACAAAGACCGAGAGCAACTGACACTGGAGAAAGAGGAGGTGAGGCAGAAGACAGAGAAgctaaacaaagagaaacaggagctgatcaaagagaaacagaaatttaatGAAGAAATGGAGAAGTTGGAGAAGGACAAAGAGGAGCTGAGAAAAGAGCAATTGGAGTTGAAAAAACAGCAAGAGGAGCTGAGAAAAGAAATAGAGGCCTTGGAAAGAGAGCGAGAGGAGTTGTATACATCAAAGGAGATGAGAAATATGATAGAGGAgctgagaaaaaaggaaaatgaactGAGAAAACTAAAAGATGAGTTGAACAAAGAAATAGACGAGCTTATCAATCAACAAGATCAACTCAGAAGAGAGAAACAGGAGCTGAGCGAAGAGACAAATGAGCTGAACAAAGCGACAGATGAGCTGAGAACACAGACAGCAGAGCTGGACAAGCAGGTAGAGCTGATgaacaaagaggaagaggagctgagaGAAGCAagagaaaagttgaaaacaatGGCAGAGAAGCTGAGGAGAATGGAAGCTGAGCtgaggaaagaggaagaggagctgaacaaaagggaagctgagctgaggaaagagaaagaggagctgaGGGAAAGGGAAAAGGAGCTCAGAAAAACGAAAGATGAGCTGACTAAAGAGAAAGAAgagctcaacaaaaaaaaggaggagcTGGCCAAAGAGAGCGAAGAGAGGGACAAAGAGAAAGCGGCCCTGATCAAAGTGGAACGGGAGctggagaggaaaagagaggagATGAAGGAAAAAAGAGCGAAGCTGGACAGAGACAAAATAGAGAGggataaagagaaagagaatCTGGTCTTAGCGAAACATGAGGCATTGAATCGATGCAGGGAGATTGATATCCTAAAACATCTCTACACTTTCATCCTAAAGCATAACAGTTTTCCAGTTGAAGATTTCTGTCCTCTATATA TGAGACCAAAATGTCGGGATTGCCAGATGGGATGGCTTTACTTCAGAGAGCACTGCTACTTGTTTTATGAAATGAGTTTATTTGGGTTTAACTGGTACGATAGTCGACGGTACTGCCAGGATAATGCTGCAGACTTGGTGATAATTAATGATCTGGAAGAGCAG GAATTTATCGACCTTCTAGCCTCATATTACCAACCTTGGCATGGATACTGGATAGGGTTACAACTTAAAGGAGGCAGATGGCGCTGGGTTAATGGACAACCGCTCACCACTAA CTTCTTTACAAAGGAACATACCTATATTTTGGGAGGAGCAATGCATTTGCCAGGAAAAAAACTTGAAGAGAGCTGGGTAGCAGCAGCTGAAGAGATGCACAACAGATTCATCTGTGAGACTGAGAAGGTTAATTGGCTTTCCTGA
- the LOC122831850 gene encoding golgin subfamily A member 6-like protein 6 isoform X3, whose translation MSFVCVVWRTEESNTRLDNCLTCYWMENYRDEDSSTVNVNNAKHPLKLAIMMSKQHENINTLTTEKRQLVDEQMAMNNQIKILAEEKQSIWMREQIDKENEELIKDLKQLEKELEEMEREKERLKKDIDVMRKDKEELRRERDELNREKEERRRDREELNREKEELRRDREELNREKEELNQKIMKYNKDREQLTLEKEEVRQKTEKLNKEKQELIKEKQKFNEEMEKLEKDKEELRKEQLELKKQQEELRKEIEALEREREELYTSKEMRNMIEELRKKENELRKLKDELNKEIDELINQQDQLRREKQELSEETNELNKATDELRTQTAELDKQVELMNKEEEELREAREKLKTMAEKLRRMEAELRKEEEELNKREAELRKEKEELREREKELRKTKDELTKEKEELNKKKEELAKESEERDKEKAALIKVERELERKREEMKEKRAKLDRDKIERDKEKENLVLAKHEALNRCREIDILKHLYTFILKHNSFPVEDFCPLYMRPKCRDCQMGWLYFREHCYLFYEMSLFGFNWYDSRRYCQDNAADLVIINDLEEQEFIDLLASYYQPWHGYWIGLQLKGGRWRWVNGQPLTTNFFTKEHTYILGGAMHLPGKKLEESWVAAAEEMHNRFICETEKVNWLS comes from the exons ATgagctttgtgtgtgtggtttggcGAACTGAAGAGTCCAACACCCGGTTGGACAACTGTTTAACCTGCTACTG gaTGGAGAACTACAGGGATGAAGACTCTTCTACAGTCAATGTCAACAATGCCAAACATCCTCTTAAAT tggcTATAATGATGTCCAAGCAGCATGAAAATATCAACACCCTTACAACAGAAAAACGTCAACTGGTTGATGAACAAATGGCCATGAATAACCAGATCAAGATCCTGGCAGAAGAGAAACAGTCGATCTGGATGAGAGAACAAATTGACAAAGAAAACGAGGAACTGATCAAAGATTTAAAGCAGCTGGAAAAAGAGTTAGAGGAAATGGaacgagagaaagagagactgaAAAAAGACATAGATGTgatgagaaaagacaaagaggagCTGAGACGAGAGAGAGATGAACTGAACCGAGAGAAAGAGGAGCGGAGGCGAGATAGAGAGGAGCTGAACCgagagaaagaggagctgaggcgagacagagaggagctgaaccgagagaaagaggagctgaATCAAAAGATAATGAAGTATAACAAAGACCGAGAGCAACTGACACTGGAGAAAGAGGAGGTGAGGCAGAAGACAGAGAAgctaaacaaagagaaacaggagctgatcaaagagaaacagaaatttaatGAAGAAATGGAGAAGTTGGAGAAGGACAAAGAGGAGCTGAGAAAAGAGCAATTGGAGTTGAAAAAACAGCAAGAGGAGCTGAGAAAAGAAATAGAGGCCTTGGAAAGAGAGCGAGAGGAGTTGTATACATCAAAGGAGATGAGAAATATGATAGAGGAgctgagaaaaaaggaaaatgaactGAGAAAACTAAAAGATGAGTTGAACAAAGAAATAGACGAGCTTATCAATCAACAAGATCAACTCAGAAGAGAGAAACAGGAGCTGAGCGAAGAGACAAATGAGCTGAACAAAGCGACAGATGAGCTGAGAACACAGACAGCAGAGCTGGACAAGCAGGTAGAGCTGATgaacaaagaggaagaggagctgagaGAAGCAagagaaaagttgaaaacaatGGCAGAGAAGCTGAGGAGAATGGAAGCTGAGCtgaggaaagaggaagaggagctgaacaaaagggaagctgagctgaggaaagagaaagaggagctgaGGGAAAGGGAAAAGGAGCTCAGAAAAACGAAAGATGAGCTGACTAAAGAGAAAGAAgagctcaacaaaaaaaaggaggagcTGGCCAAAGAGAGCGAAGAGAGGGACAAAGAGAAAGCGGCCCTGATCAAAGTGGAACGGGAGctggagaggaaaagagaggagATGAAGGAAAAAAGAGCGAAGCTGGACAGAGACAAAATAGAGAGggataaagagaaagagaatCTGGTCTTAGCGAAACATGAGGCATTGAATCGATGCAGGGAGATTGATATCCTAAAACATCTCTACACTTTCATCCTAAAGCATAACAGTTTTCCAGTTGAAGATTTCTGTCCTCTATATA TGAGACCAAAATGTCGGGATTGCCAGATGGGATGGCTTTACTTCAGAGAGCACTGCTACTTGTTTTATGAAATGAGTTTATTTGGGTTTAACTGGTACGATAGTCGACGGTACTGCCAGGATAATGCTGCAGACTTGGTGATAATTAATGATCTGGAAGAGCAG GAATTTATCGACCTTCTAGCCTCATATTACCAACCTTGGCATGGATACTGGATAGGGTTACAACTTAAAGGAGGCAGATGGCGCTGGGTTAATGGACAACCGCTCACCACTAA CTTCTTTACAAAGGAACATACCTATATTTTGGGAGGAGCAATGCATTTGCCAGGAAAAAAACTTGAAGAGAGCTGGGTAGCAGCAGCTGAAGAGATGCACAACAGATTCATCTGTGAGACTGAGAAGGTTAATTGGCTTTCCTGA
- the LOC122831850 gene encoding golgin subfamily A member 6-like protein 6 isoform X2, with product MENYRDEDSSTVNVNNAKHPLKSRRVLSATVQHPFLLLVCLGMLTVVLAAKVAYMAIMMSKQHENINTLTTEKRQLVDEQMAMNNQIKILAEEKQSIWMREQIDKENEELIKDLKQLEKELEEMEREKERLKKDIDVMRKDKEELRRERDELNREKEERRRDREELNREKEELRRDREELNREKEELNQKIMKYNKDREQLTLEKEEVRQKTEKLNKEKQELIKEKQKFNEEMEKLEKDKEELRKEQLELKKQQEELRKEIEALEREREELYTSKEMRNMIEELRKKENELRKLKDELNKEIDELINQQDQLRREKQELSEETNELNKATDELRTQTAELDKQVELMNKEEEELREAREKLKTMAEKLRRMEAELRKEEEELNKREAELRKEKEELREREKELRKTKDELTKEKEELNKKKEELAKESEERDKEKAALIKVERELERKREEMKEKRAKLDRDKIERDKEKENLVLAKHEALNRCREIDILKHLYTFILKHNSFPVEDFCPLYMRPKCRDCQMGWLYFREHCYLFYEMSLFGFNWYDSRRYCQDNAADLVIINDLEEQEFIDLLASYYQPWHGYWIGLQLKGGRWRWVNGQPLTTNFFTKEHTYILGGAMHLPGKKLEESWVAAAEEMHNRFICETEKVNWLS from the exons aTGGAGAACTACAGGGATGAAGACTCTTCTACAGTCAATGTCAACAATGCCAAACATCCTCTTAAAT ctcgAAGAGTTTTATCAGCAACAGTCCAGCACCCTTTTCTGTTGTTGGTGTGTTTGGGGATGTTAACTGTCGTGCTGGCTGCAAAAGTCGCTTACA tggcTATAATGATGTCCAAGCAGCATGAAAATATCAACACCCTTACAACAGAAAAACGTCAACTGGTTGATGAACAAATGGCCATGAATAACCAGATCAAGATCCTGGCAGAAGAGAAACAGTCGATCTGGATGAGAGAACAAATTGACAAAGAAAACGAGGAACTGATCAAAGATTTAAAGCAGCTGGAAAAAGAGTTAGAGGAAATGGaacgagagaaagagagactgaAAAAAGACATAGATGTgatgagaaaagacaaagaggagCTGAGACGAGAGAGAGATGAACTGAACCGAGAGAAAGAGGAGCGGAGGCGAGATAGAGAGGAGCTGAACCgagagaaagaggagctgaggcgagacagagaggagctgaaccgagagaaagaggagctgaATCAAAAGATAATGAAGTATAACAAAGACCGAGAGCAACTGACACTGGAGAAAGAGGAGGTGAGGCAGAAGACAGAGAAgctaaacaaagagaaacaggagctgatcaaagagaaacagaaatttaatGAAGAAATGGAGAAGTTGGAGAAGGACAAAGAGGAGCTGAGAAAAGAGCAATTGGAGTTGAAAAAACAGCAAGAGGAGCTGAGAAAAGAAATAGAGGCCTTGGAAAGAGAGCGAGAGGAGTTGTATACATCAAAGGAGATGAGAAATATGATAGAGGAgctgagaaaaaaggaaaatgaactGAGAAAACTAAAAGATGAGTTGAACAAAGAAATAGACGAGCTTATCAATCAACAAGATCAACTCAGAAGAGAGAAACAGGAGCTGAGCGAAGAGACAAATGAGCTGAACAAAGCGACAGATGAGCTGAGAACACAGACAGCAGAGCTGGACAAGCAGGTAGAGCTGATgaacaaagaggaagaggagctgagaGAAGCAagagaaaagttgaaaacaatGGCAGAGAAGCTGAGGAGAATGGAAGCTGAGCtgaggaaagaggaagaggagctgaacaaaagggaagctgagctgaggaaagagaaagaggagctgaGGGAAAGGGAAAAGGAGCTCAGAAAAACGAAAGATGAGCTGACTAAAGAGAAAGAAgagctcaacaaaaaaaaggaggagcTGGCCAAAGAGAGCGAAGAGAGGGACAAAGAGAAAGCGGCCCTGATCAAAGTGGAACGGGAGctggagaggaaaagagaggagATGAAGGAAAAAAGAGCGAAGCTGGACAGAGACAAAATAGAGAGggataaagagaaagagaatCTGGTCTTAGCGAAACATGAGGCATTGAATCGATGCAGGGAGATTGATATCCTAAAACATCTCTACACTTTCATCCTAAAGCATAACAGTTTTCCAGTTGAAGATTTCTGTCCTCTATATA TGAGACCAAAATGTCGGGATTGCCAGATGGGATGGCTTTACTTCAGAGAGCACTGCTACTTGTTTTATGAAATGAGTTTATTTGGGTTTAACTGGTACGATAGTCGACGGTACTGCCAGGATAATGCTGCAGACTTGGTGATAATTAATGATCTGGAAGAGCAG GAATTTATCGACCTTCTAGCCTCATATTACCAACCTTGGCATGGATACTGGATAGGGTTACAACTTAAAGGAGGCAGATGGCGCTGGGTTAATGGACAACCGCTCACCACTAA CTTCTTTACAAAGGAACATACCTATATTTTGGGAGGAGCAATGCATTTGCCAGGAAAAAAACTTGAAGAGAGCTGGGTAGCAGCAGCTGAAGAGATGCACAACAGATTCATCTGTGAGACTGAGAAGGTTAATTGGCTTTCCTGA